The DNA region ATTATTATATGATGTAATTTATCCTGATGCCAGCACAACTTCAGATTTAAACAATAAATCAAGCAATTTTAAAATTTATTAATTATGAAATATATTTTGTTTGATGTAGCTGGTACATTATTACATAAACCGGAAGTTTACGATAAAATTTTAGAAGTTCTGTTTAAAAACAATTACAAGGTAGATCTTCAAATTTTAAAGAAGCACCACAAACTTTTATCAGAAGTAATTAAATTTCCAGATCGCACAGATAAAACCTTTTACCAAAATTTTAATTCAGAATTGCTTTATAGCTTAGGTATAATACCAAATCAAGATATTTTAGAACAAATATTTAAAGCATGCAGCTATTTACCTTGGCAAGCATTTAATGATTGTAGTGTTTTACAAGAATTAAATATTCCTATAGGTATTATATCTAATTTTAATAGTAGTTTAGAAGATGTTTTAAAGGATAAAATAGATGTTTCA from Mesoflavibacter profundi includes:
- a CDS encoding HAD family hydrolase translates to MKYILFDVAGTLLHKPEVYDKILEVLFKNNYKVDLQILKKHHKLLSEVIKFPDRTDKTFYQNFNSELLYSLGIIPNQDILEQIFKACSYLPWQAFNDCSVLQELNIPIGIISNFNSSLEDVLKDKIDVSFSNIFVSEKIGYSKPDIRLYKLALDKLNILPEDVLYIGDSFKLDYQPASQLGIKTLIIDRDNFYPNHSNIISSLEQIKSYI